In Suncus etruscus isolate mSunEtr1 chromosome 2, mSunEtr1.pri.cur, whole genome shotgun sequence, the genomic stretch GAAAGCGAAATTCTGGATTCTGGCTTCCTTTCCTCCCCAAGTTCTGATATTTTGCCCTGTATTTTTGTTAGCCCAGAGAAGAAAGAGCCTTTACTTATCACTGGGCAGAGAATTGTGCCAAGTGGGATTCCAGTCCCTTCCCTCCCGTCCCTAAGCAGAGTCCTCTCCTCCGTGGAGCAGCCCATCCTGTGACTAATTGTCCTCATGCTGTGGTGCTTATGTGCACCCTTGTCTCTCACTCCAAGGCTTGCAGTACTGTGTTCAAGTTTCTGGTTCAAGTTTCTGTTCCTTAAGCTCAGGTCCCCTCCAGCAGCGTCCTTGCTTTCTTCAGCAACTCTCCACTATTCAGTCTGTTTTCCAGACTCAGTTGGGGAACACAGGCTGTTTTAGTAAACCTTGCCCCTCCCCTGGTGGTTGGAGAGGAGGCCTGGGAATTCAGCTCACCCTTCATCACCTGGATTCTAGGAGAGAGCAGCACCTAGACCCTGAGCTAGGCAAACTGGCCTGCGCCCACCATTCCACACCCAGGCCCCCAGATTCTTGCCCCTGAAATTGGAGGAGGCAGGAGGGATTGTGATGGGgtctggagggagggagggagggagggaggaaggctggCGCTTTGTTCTGATCCCATTTGGCCTCTCAATGCCTGGCTTCTGCTCAAGCCTTAGCATGTATACACAAGGAGTGCCAAGCCTCACTGCCTCTCTCTGGGCCTTTGGGGAAGTGCCCACTGGTGCAAAGGATGCTCATGGCCCTGGCAGAGATGCCAGGGCAGACTGGCCGCACCATCTGCAGAGAGGGGAGTGCTACCAGAGGCGCAGGGACACGGGGGATGGGGAGCAACAAAGGTCAGGCTGAGGACCCGGGGGTCCAATCTGCGTGCGGAGGCCTGATGGCTCCCCGCGGCCCCCCGCGGCCCCCGGCGCCCCCTGTCGTCCAGCCCGTTCGCACGCCCTGGTCCCGGGACAGCCAATGAGTGCGGCCCCCGAGGGcgagtccccagcaccccaagcaTAAAAGCTGCCAGCGCAGATACAAACGCATTTCTGGTCCCTGAACAGACTCAGAGAAAAAGCCACCATGGTGCTGTCTGCCAACGACAAGGCCAACATCAAGGCCGCCTGGGACAAGGTGGGCGGCCAGGCTGCCAACTACGGCGCAGAGGCCCTGGAGAGGTAAGGGGACCCCTGGACGCCTCCTGCCTGCGGGGACCGGCTTGGGACCTGCCATCCCAGACGGGGTGCGCTCACCCtcaccctccctcctctcttccttcctccccaggACCTTCGCGTCCTTCCCCACCACCAAGACCTACTTCCCCCACTTCGACCTGAGCCCCGGCTCCGCCCAGGTCAAGGGCCATGGCAAGAAGGTGGCAGATGCGCTGACCAAGGCCGTGGGCAGCCTGGACGACCTGCCCGGCGTGCTGTCCGCGCTCAGCGACCTGCACGCACACAAGCTGCGTGTGGACCCCGTCAACTTCAAGGTGGGTGGGCGCGGGACCCCGGGGGGCAACGAGGTCCTGCAGAGCGGCAGAGTGGGGCACCCCGCGCTGATCCCCGTCTTCCCCTCTGCAGCTCCTGAGCCACTGTCTGCTGGTCACCCTGGCCGCTCACCACCCCGCGGATTTCACTCCCGCCGTCCACGCTTCTCTGGACAAGTTCTTGGCCTCCGTGAGCACTGTGCTGACCTCCAAGTACCGTTAAGCTGGAACTGGCGGCCCCCATCCCGTCCCTACCTGGGGCCTCCTGCCCCTCCCTTGTCTGAATAAAGCCTGAATGGGCTGCAGTATGTGTGTGCGCCTCATTTCTCTTTGGAGATGGGGACCTCAGGGATGGGCAGCTCTCCTGAgcagagggagggagaatgggagatggagaaagaggAACAGTCACACTGTCATTACCTTAAACAGGGGGAGACACATCCTTGCCCTTATCCATCTGCCCTTTCATGCTCACCAAATCCTTGCACTAGAATGAGGTGATCTCCAGCCCTTGCTTGGGGCAGTGCCATGCTCCTTCTGGACAAACCTGGCCCAATCATCCTCTAGGAAAGAAACCCCGAAATATGCACACAGAGTAGACAAAATGAGtcaaaatacactttttttttttattgttttttgggtcacacccggcagcactcagtgattactcctggctctacgctcagaaatcgctctggcaggctcaagggaccatatgggatgccaagattcaaaccaccgatcttctgcacgcaaggcaaatgccttacctccatgctatctctccggccccccaaaaatacactTTCAGTGTGGATGAGATGAGCCTGTTAGCAGCATCCATACATGCCAGGCAATTGCTTCTCCAGGGCCCTGTGCCACCTGGTGGCATCTTCAAATACTCTGACATGGTATTTAGGGCCCTTTAAAGACAAGTCTGGGGGCAGGGTTTGGGGCCCAGCTTGGCATTGGCTGAGTTCACAGCTGTTCTTTGAGATGGGCACTGAGACAGGTCTCTGCACACAGCCCTGTGATGAGCATCTGAGATGTAAGCTATGCACAGGGCCTGCAATGGCTGCACTATTGTTTCTGAGGTGCCCCAGAGACGTTGAATCCAGCCCTGAGTTTCTGAAAGATAGTGTCTTTTCTCCTCTGAGCCCAGATATTTTAGGAAAATACAGGGTGAGTCCCTGCCTCATTCAGTGAGACTGTGCAGAAGGTGGCACAGTAAGAGCTTTCAGGGAGAGTTTGTTGTGTTTCAATATCAGGAGAAATGAGAACTGGAACCAAATAGGTTTATGGAGACAACATAAACTTCCATCTATAGTTGAAAGCACAATCAAATATGGTCTAGCCAGTCAACAAAACATTAATCAGTCccataaagcaataaaatattgaCAAAAGCTACAGGGTAGAGAGCCCTTTAAGGCAGAAGTCAAAACCTAACCTCTcagtaaacaaaattaaatgtaaaacacaGAGGCTTGGGAGAGGCAGTGTGGGGGTTAAGGAGCTTGCCCTTGCATCCAGGTAGTaaacacaaaaccaagagtagcccagaaaaaaaaaaaaaaaaaaaaaaaagagtagcccaggagcacctccaggtgtagtcccaaacccaaaataaaataaaaatgatccagACTGTAAATTGTTATAGATTTTTATAGCAGTTATAGGttataaaattatagattttTAGCACAGTTTAAAAAGATGTGAGTGGAATGAAAGCAGTTCTTTAGAGGTTTGGGCTGCTGCAATTGAAATCTGGGAGGCATTCAGGAAGGGTCCTTGTCcaaaagaacatttttgtttgttttaggatcactcccagcggtgctcatggcttattcctggagGACAtatgggggaaccctatggggagCCGATATCAAATCTAGGTGGGTTGCTTCTCACAAGAATCCTGGTGTTgtgttaattattaattataaagtcatcGTGTTGTTGGTGGATGGATACTGAGACCTTTCTTGGCCCGGACCGGCACCTGCAGTCCATACAACCtggtgggtctgtaggtatcagggtgatggtgaagaaatgatccagaggcaatcagatgaagtttcaggagaaatccagctttattacaaggccctaatcgccatgtgcatattcctcacatggcctctaagctaagcagcctctgcACCCATCCAGTCTCTGATCTTCCTTGCAGCTTTTGCTTCTCACCCCTCCCCACCAGGCCACTCTTTactaccaaccacagacccctcccagtt encodes the following:
- the LOC126000846 gene encoding hemoglobin subunit alpha; the encoded protein is MVLSANDKANIKAAWDKVGGQAANYGAEALERTFASFPTTKTYFPHFDLSPGSAQVKGHGKKVADALTKAVGSLDDLPGVLSALSDLHAHKLRVDPVNFKLLSHCLLVTLAAHHPADFTPAVHASLDKFLASVSTVLTSKYR